From the genome of Triticum aestivum cultivar Chinese Spring chromosome 3B, IWGSC CS RefSeq v2.1, whole genome shotgun sequence, one region includes:
- the LOC123067568 gene encoding uncharacterized protein: MVPFVLALDPTVIAAPSSLSRPLASPSRGRASRSSTKLDLIGPGRRLKLWHWVADAIVVFFVLGRHDLAVDPSLRSTPASSSSPTTSACTIESGVSQARQSAQDARAEAQSALQEFQAAKKIAVGGFADLPRSISDAAKFYRAKERSSTEKMVWSQYLGPEHPVPFSDQLKQMVELHKAAELAVKHLIIRLWHAEPMPSSYFGLVKRLVSACPRLAVIKWSVCIEGTRMAFACANMHWAKMDATKLMTEGPPEGKEHRRPELYYESVLEGSPLVAEQCGKDIIFS, translated from the exons ATGGTTCCCTTCgtcctcgcccttg ATCCCACGGTGATCGCTGCCCCGTCGTCGTTGTCACGGCCACTGGCGTCTCCGTCGCGCGGGAGGGCGTCTAGGAGCTCCACCAAGCTCGACTTAATCGGTCCCGGGCGTCGCCTCAAGCTGTGGCACTGGGTTGCCGACGCCATCGTCGTCTTCTTCGTGCTCGGCCGCCACGACCTCGCCGTAGATCCGTCACTCCGGTCCACTCCGGCCTCGTCGAGCTCGCCTACGACCTCCGCT tgtacgattgaatcaggggtgtcacaggcccgccagagcgcacaagatgcccgagctGAAGCCCAGAGTGCCCTCCAAGAattccaggcggccaagaagattgcagtGG GAGggtttgcggatctgccacgcagcatatcagatgctgcgaagttctatcgagccaaagaaaggagctctacggagaagatggtctggtctcaataccttggaccagaacatccggtgccctttagcgaccagctgaaacagatggtcgagctacacaaggcggccgaactggccgtgAAACACTTAATAATTCGGCTATGGCATGCCGAGCCCATGcctagtagctacttcggactcgtgaagcgtcTTGTCAGTGCCTGCCCGCGACTTGCAGTCATAAAGTGGTCGGTTTGCATTGAAGGTACGCGGATGGCTTTTGCCTGCGCTAacatgcattgggcgaagatggacgccacgaagctgatgaccgaggggccacctgagggcaaggagcaccgccgacccgagctGTACTATGAAAGTGTCCTGGAAGGATCCCcacttgtggcggagcaatgtggcAAGGATATCATTTTCTCATAA